Within the Rhizobium grahamii genome, the region TCAGTGCGATATCCTGGGGGAACAACGAAGACGAGGAAGCCACTGACGCCATACCGTAATCGGCCGATCGCTTTCGTAGCACGAACCAAACCACAGCCAGCTAGGAACATGCCTGAATCCTTTGAAAGCTTTTGGTTTCGGGTCTTGGCGTCGACGAACTGCATTTCAGTTCCCCCTGCCCCGAGCGCGCCCGGCCAGGCGATACCAACGGTTCATCGTCCTCGCGATGCCACGTTCCGCGTCCAGGAAGAACAGTTGGCTTGTCACGATCTCCTTGCCCTCCCGTAGACGTGGATGGCCGCTAACGATCCCCGAAAGCGCGTATGCATGTCCGACAACTGCTTTGTAGCCGTCAAGCAGCGGCGCATTGGCAATATCAATCATTTCGAATTCACCTGCGTTCGCCCGGTGAATGTCCTCGAGCAGGCGCTCGGTCGTTTGGCTATCTATCCATTGAAAGGTGTTCACGCGCTTTCCCTGTCGGCTACGATTCGATCTGGTAGAATCGAATATCTGATCTTCAGTAATTCGAATCTTATTTATCGCATTTATTTGCGTCGAATCAGCAATTGTCAACTATCGTTTGATTGCCGAAGGATTTGGTGACACTCAGTCCCTATGAGACCGCCTTCCCGCCTCCTCACAGCCGCTCGCCTCATCGTCGGTCAAACCCAGATCGAGGTGAGCAACGATTCCGGCGTGAGCTCCAGAACGATCTACATGGCTGAAAACGGTACGGCTGGAATTGCGAGCGTTGAGAAGCTCGTTCGGCACTACGCGAGTAAAGGCGTGACCTTTACACCCCCCACCGGGTCGACTGGTTGGGTAATTCACACGAAGTTTCTTACCCACCAGTACGATGACGAGCATCTGGCTCCTCGGCAGTAAGCGACGGGGTCTCAGGTCCTGATCACCATCAGGTCACCGTTGCCCTCAGGTGACCACTCACGCGTCTTGGCCCGGTTTCGACTAGCCTGGCTAGAATTCCGATCTTTTCGATTCAGAATTCCATTTCATTGGTGCGGACAAAGGCTCCGGTCGGACGACCGCGCCAAAGCCAGGTCCAAGGCACATCCTACCACGCTTCGCGATCAGCTTGGCAACCACTGGTCGGTTGGACATAGGGCACCGCATTTCCGGACAGAATTGCATTTAGTTGGTCCGGACACATGAAGAGACTCCTAGCGGCACTGAAAAAAACGATTCAGGGATACGTGAAATCGTCAAAAGCAGCCTTAGAGCGACGTTTCGGAACCAAACAGATGGAGACATTTTGCGAAATCGCCTCGAATTTATCTGGCTCCAACTCGAAGAAACTTCAGGGAGAACAATGCGGTAATCCCTAGGGTGTATGAGATTTTTCGACGAAAAGATAATTTTGAACTGAGCCTATACCAACGTTGATCTATCGGCCTGTCGACCCGCGACAGGTCCATTCAAAATCTTTGATGATATCCATAAATCCTATTCGTTTGATTGATGGACACGAAGAGCCCATATCAGTGGTCAGGTTCTTAACCGTCGTGCGAAGAGAAAAGGAAAGCCGACATGACCACCATCACCTTAAGGGAAAGCAAGGCCTCCCATTCGGAACTCTATCCGCAGATATCAAGCTATGCCCGCAAGCTGGCTCGCGCTTGGCACCAGTGGCAGGCAGCCCGCGAAATCGAATCCATGCCGTTCGACGTTCGCAAGGACATCGGTTGGCCGTCCGCTGATGAAACGGACGAGCGCAAGGCGATGTAATGGATGCGACATACCTCCCAGGATGAAGGCGGCTGCCGGCTTCTTGCCAGCGCCGCCTTCACTATTTTAGCCACCCTCAATTTAATCTTGAATTTCATAGACATCTATTAGCGCCAGCAGTATCGGCGCGACAAATGTCCGCTCCGATCATCAATTGACAAACATCAAGCCTGGCAATGTCGCAAATTTACTCTTTGCGGCCGCAGATATCTATGCCAATGTCGCTTTTAGAATATCGAAGGGACGCATTCCAAGCAACGAATAGAGCATTCGCCCTCGTTTACGGATTTGCCTCATGAACAAGATGCTGCATAAAAAACGCTCTCTCGTCTTCTTCATGGTTCCCCAGTTTACCATGCTGCCCTTCTCCGCGGCGATCGATACGCTGCGGATTGCAAATCGCATGCTGGGTTACCAGGCCTACACATGGCGTCTGACCTCCGTCGATGGCGAGAAGGTCTATTCCTCCTGCGGCAT harbors:
- a CDS encoding DUF6634 family protein, with the translated sequence MNTFQWIDSQTTERLLEDIHRANAGEFEMIDIANAPLLDGYKAVVGHAYALSGIVSGHPRLREGKEIVTSQLFFLDAERGIARTMNRWYRLAGRARGRGN